One part of the Arthrobacter sp. EM1 genome encodes these proteins:
- the uraH gene encoding hydroxyisourate hydrolase: MTSSHITTHILDTATGKPAAGVPVSLLALDNGDWSEVAAGHTDGDGRVKDLGPEVLDSGTYRLQFSTAEYFTALNTPAFFPEVVLTFTVDRNEAHYHVPLLLSPFSFSSYRGS; this comes from the coding sequence GTGACGAGTTCCCACATAACAACGCACATTCTGGACACGGCGACGGGCAAACCCGCTGCCGGCGTCCCTGTTAGCCTGCTGGCGCTGGACAACGGAGACTGGTCGGAGGTTGCGGCCGGGCATACCGATGGCGATGGGCGCGTCAAGGATCTCGGTCCCGAGGTGCTGGACTCCGGCACCTATCGCCTGCAGTTCTCGACGGCGGAGTATTTCACCGCCCTGAACACGCCCGCTTTCTTTCCGGAGGTCGTATTGACGTTTACCGTCGACAGGAATGAGGCGCACTATCACGTGCCGCTGCTCCTGAGCCCGTTTTCATTCTCCAGCTATCGCGGCAGCTGA
- a CDS encoding molybdopterin-dependent oxidoreductase — protein MPAQYGVAPRVRIGQNRWFNLLWLIPIGLLLLLVAVAVAKGLRGLPSVQDFLVRYPGISALPGSAPVGFPVWVGWQHFLNMFLMIFIIRSGITIIADHPRLYWTRHSTPGRDWFRVQKPVPPNPLYTAKEDSITLPDGVGLPGRRHSIGLARWWHLGINTLWLANGAVFFVLLFTTGQWMRLVPLHWDVIPNALSVMIQYLSLDWPTESGWNNYNSLQLIAYFITVFVAAPFALISGLGMSPALSTRFRRISSIFSIQAARSLHFLVLCWFLMFIVIHIALVMTTGVLQNLNHMFAAQNNESWTGFWIFALAMIVLIAAWVAATPFTYRHPRVVQKVGFALTGPVERLFEHLDAKPGQYTEKDISPYFWHNGNYPDTEQYQQLSAGHFTNYKLRVNGLVENPLELDLAQLRALEHHEQITQHFCIQGWSGVAKWGGVSMRTILDMVKPSAEAKWVIFYSFAPGPEGGLYYDAHAVEQMDHHLTMLAYDMNGAPLSFGHGAPLRLRNESELGFKMVKWIEGIEFVESFAAIGGGLGGYNNDHEFFGYRQSI, from the coding sequence GTGCCCGCCCAATACGGTGTGGCTCCCCGGGTGCGGATCGGTCAAAACAGATGGTTCAACCTGCTGTGGCTGATCCCGATCGGTCTCTTGCTGCTGCTGGTAGCTGTCGCGGTCGCCAAGGGCCTCCGGGGGCTCCCGTCGGTGCAGGATTTTCTCGTCCGCTATCCGGGCATCTCGGCATTGCCCGGAAGTGCGCCCGTCGGGTTCCCCGTGTGGGTCGGCTGGCAGCATTTTCTGAATATGTTCTTGATGATCTTCATCATCCGGTCCGGGATCACAATCATCGCCGACCACCCGCGGCTCTACTGGACCCGGCACTCCACCCCCGGCCGCGACTGGTTCCGAGTCCAGAAACCCGTACCGCCCAACCCGCTCTACACGGCGAAGGAGGATTCGATCACACTGCCGGACGGAGTCGGCCTGCCGGGGCGCCGGCACTCCATCGGCTTGGCCCGATGGTGGCATCTGGGCATCAACACCCTCTGGTTGGCCAACGGCGCCGTCTTCTTCGTGCTGCTTTTCACAACCGGACAGTGGATGCGCCTGGTCCCGCTGCACTGGGACGTCATCCCCAACGCGCTCTCCGTGATGATCCAGTATTTATCGCTGGACTGGCCGACAGAGAGCGGGTGGAACAATTACAACAGCCTTCAACTGATCGCTTACTTCATCACGGTTTTCGTCGCTGCACCGTTCGCCCTTATTTCGGGGCTGGGAATGTCGCCGGCACTCTCCACCCGGTTCCGGCGCATCAGCTCCATTTTCAGCATCCAAGCTGCCCGGTCGCTGCATTTCCTGGTCCTGTGCTGGTTCCTGATGTTCATCGTCATTCACATTGCCCTCGTAATGACCACCGGAGTCCTCCAAAACCTCAACCACATGTTCGCGGCCCAGAACAACGAATCCTGGACGGGGTTCTGGATTTTTGCTCTCGCCATGATCGTCCTGATCGCCGCCTGGGTGGCAGCCACCCCATTCACCTATAGGCATCCACGGGTTGTTCAGAAGGTCGGATTCGCTTTGACCGGACCGGTGGAACGCCTGTTCGAGCACCTCGACGCCAAGCCTGGCCAATACACGGAAAAGGACATCTCCCCATACTTCTGGCACAACGGCAACTATCCGGACACCGAGCAATACCAACAACTATCCGCCGGCCACTTCACCAACTACAAACTCCGCGTCAACGGGCTCGTTGAGAACCCGTTGGAGCTGGACTTGGCACAGTTGCGGGCGTTGGAGCATCACGAGCAAATCACTCAGCACTTCTGCATCCAAGGCTGGTCCGGTGTCGCCAAATGGGGCGGCGTTTCCATGCGTACCATTCTGGACATGGTGAAGCCGAGCGCGGAAGCAAAGTGGGTGATCTTCTACTCCTTTGCGCCCGGCCCCGAAGGCGGCCTGTATTACGATGCCCACGCCGTCGAACAGATGGACCACCACCTGACCATGCTGGCCTATGACATGAATGGCGCCCCCTTGTCGTTTGGCCATGGGGCACCTCTGCGGCTCCGGAACGAGTCCGAGCTTGGCTTCAAAATGGTCAAGTGGATCGAAGGAATCGAGTTCGTCGAATCCTTCGCAGCTATTGGCGGTGGTCTTGGCGGATACAACAACGACCACGAATTCTTTGGCTACCGGCAATCGATCTAG
- the uraD gene encoding 2-oxo-4-hydroxy-4-carboxy-5-ureidoimidazoline decarboxylase, with product MLLKDFNGASRPEIISALRPCLDIQRWVEQIADERPFASVEDLLNFARSAAFPFAAAEVESALSHHPRIGEVAAGESSEAKLSRGEQDALGESSDAVIAALAEGNRSYEEKFGRVFLIRAAGRSKEEILEALQVRISHTANEEEPIVQQQLREISIHRLRGMMSQ from the coding sequence ATGTTGCTCAAGGATTTCAACGGGGCCAGCCGCCCGGAAATTATCTCCGCGCTGCGTCCCTGCCTTGATATTCAAAGGTGGGTCGAGCAGATTGCCGACGAGCGGCCCTTCGCCTCAGTCGAGGACCTGTTGAACTTCGCCCGCAGTGCCGCCTTTCCCTTCGCTGCGGCTGAAGTGGAATCGGCATTGTCCCACCATCCCCGGATCGGCGAGGTCGCTGCGGGGGAGAGCTCTGAAGCCAAACTCTCGCGCGGTGAGCAGGATGCCCTTGGCGAGTCTTCGGATGCTGTCATTGCGGCGCTGGCCGAGGGGAACCGGAGCTACGAAGAGAAGTTCGGGCGGGTATTTCTGATCCGCGCCGCCGGCCGCAGTAAAGAGGAAATCCTGGAGGCGCTTCAGGTGCGGATTTCCCACACCGCCAACGAGGAAGAGCCTATAGTGCAGCAGCAGCTGCGCGAGATTTCCATCCATCGACTCAGAGGAATGATGAGCCAGTGA
- a CDS encoding TM2 domain-containing protein, whose translation MTQPNFDSNAVPPEGYGPPTVPPSPGQQYPSGAQPQPPYQGQQYPYAGQPQPQPQPGYSAGPQQPYAGQPQYQGQQYPYAGQPQYQGQPPMPNPAYGYAQPKSKVVAGLLGIFLGGLGIHRFYLGFTKIAVIQLVLTLVLGVFTFGIVGLWGVVEGIMIIAGSAYFRTDSNGVPLRD comes from the coding sequence ATGACCCAGCCCAATTTTGACTCCAATGCTGTTCCGCCGGAAGGTTACGGGCCGCCCACTGTACCGCCCTCCCCGGGCCAGCAGTACCCGTCCGGCGCCCAGCCGCAGCCTCCCTACCAGGGTCAGCAGTACCCCTATGCCGGGCAGCCGCAGCCCCAGCCCCAGCCGGGCTATTCGGCCGGCCCGCAGCAGCCATATGCCGGGCAGCCGCAGTACCAGGGCCAGCAGTACCCATATGCGGGGCAGCCGCAGTACCAGGGACAGCCGCCAATGCCGAACCCCGCGTACGGTTACGCGCAGCCCAAGTCCAAGGTCGTCGCCGGACTCCTGGGCATCTTCCTCGGCGGCTTGGGCATCCACCGCTTCTACCTCGGCTTCACCAAGATCGCGGTCATCCAGCTCGTCCTGACGCTCGTCCTGGGTGTTTTTACCTTTGGCATCGTCGGTCTGTGGGGCGTCGTTGAGGGCATCATGATCATCGCCGGCTCGGCCTACTTCCGCACCGATTCCAACGGTGTCCCGCTCCGCGACTGA
- the allB gene encoding allantoinase AllB has protein sequence MSETTRPEYDLVVRGRRVLTTAGIAAREVGIRDGRIVAIEPLGNALAGAQVIDLADDETMIPGLVDTHVHVNEPGRTEWEGFASATRAAAAGGVTTIIDMPLNSIPPTTTVEGLKLKREVAADQAFVDVGFWGGAVPGNLKDLRGLHDEGVFGFKCFLLHSGVDEFPHLEADEMETDMAELKSFDSLMIVHAEDSHAIDRAPHPGGDHYANFLSSRPRGAENKAIAEVIERARWTGARAHILHLSSSDALPMIASAKRDGVHLTVETCPHYLTLMAEEIPDGATAYKCCPPIREAANRELLWKGLQEGTIDCIVSDHSPSTLDLKDLENGDFAVAWGGVSSLQLGLSLIWTEARHRGIALEQVISWMAAKPAELARLTTKGHIALGYDADFAIFAPDEAYVVDVTKLQHKNPITPYDGKALSGVVRKTYLRGHPINNHTPHGTLLRRGGI, from the coding sequence ATGAGTGAAACGACCAGACCGGAATATGACTTGGTTGTTCGTGGTCGGCGTGTGTTGACGACGGCGGGGATCGCGGCGCGGGAGGTCGGGATCCGGGACGGCCGGATCGTGGCGATCGAGCCGTTGGGTAATGCCCTGGCCGGGGCGCAGGTCATAGACCTCGCCGATGACGAGACGATGATCCCGGGCCTGGTCGATACCCATGTCCACGTCAACGAACCGGGCCGCACGGAGTGGGAAGGGTTCGCGTCCGCGACCCGGGCCGCCGCGGCCGGGGGCGTCACGACGATCATCGACATGCCACTGAACTCCATTCCGCCGACCACCACTGTCGAAGGGTTGAAACTCAAACGTGAAGTCGCCGCGGACCAGGCGTTTGTCGACGTCGGGTTCTGGGGCGGGGCCGTCCCGGGGAACCTGAAAGACCTCCGGGGCCTCCACGACGAGGGCGTCTTCGGGTTCAAGTGTTTCCTGCTCCACTCCGGGGTCGATGAATTCCCGCACCTGGAGGCCGATGAAATGGAAACGGACATGGCCGAGCTGAAATCCTTCGACTCACTCATGATCGTCCACGCCGAAGACTCCCACGCGATCGACCGCGCACCGCACCCGGGCGGGGACCACTACGCGAACTTCCTCTCCTCCCGCCCGCGCGGGGCCGAGAACAAAGCCATCGCCGAAGTCATCGAACGCGCCCGCTGGACCGGAGCCAGGGCCCACATCCTGCACCTGTCCTCCTCGGACGCGCTGCCGATGATCGCCTCGGCCAAACGCGACGGCGTGCACCTGACCGTGGAGACCTGCCCGCACTATTTGACACTGATGGCCGAGGAAATCCCCGACGGCGCCACCGCATACAAATGCTGCCCGCCGATCCGGGAAGCCGCGAACCGGGAACTGCTCTGGAAAGGCCTCCAGGAAGGCACCATCGACTGCATCGTCTCAGACCACTCACCCTCGACCCTGGACCTGAAAGACCTCGAAAACGGCGACTTCGCCGTCGCCTGGGGCGGGGTCTCCTCCCTGCAGCTCGGACTGTCCCTGATCTGGACCGAAGCCCGCCACCGCGGCATCGCCCTGGAACAAGTCATCTCCTGGATGGCCGCCAAACCCGCCGAACTCGCCCGCCTCACCACCAAAGGCCACATCGCCCTCGGCTACGACGCGGACTTCGCCATCTTCGCCCCCGACGAGGCCTACGTCGTAGACGTCACCAAACTCCAGCACAAAAACCCCATCACCCCCTACGACGGCAAAGCACTCTCCGGCGTCGTCCGCAAAACCTACCTCCGCGGCCACCCCATCAACAACCACACCCCCCACGGCACCCTCCTGCGCCGAGGCGGCATCTAA
- a CDS encoding DUF427 domain-containing protein, with translation MTPAHGFSGIFRRPQPIKPRAGQESVWDYPRPPRVEPRPDRVIVRLGGEVIADTTDSVRVLETSHPPVYYLPLESFPAGVLVPVEGTSFCEFKGEAHYFDVVAGGVSAARAGWIYPEPARGFEALSTRVALYPGRMESCEVNGEQVTFQDGDFYGGWITTQIVGPFKGGPGTAGW, from the coding sequence ATGACTCCTGCTCACGGTTTTTCCGGCATCTTCCGGCGTCCCCAACCCATCAAACCCAGGGCCGGTCAAGAATCGGTGTGGGACTACCCGCGGCCGCCAAGGGTCGAACCGCGACCGGACCGGGTCATCGTGCGGCTTGGCGGGGAGGTGATTGCCGACACCACCGATTCAGTGCGCGTCCTGGAGACCAGTCATCCGCCCGTCTACTACTTGCCATTGGAATCATTCCCGGCCGGTGTACTCGTCCCGGTCGAGGGCACCAGCTTCTGCGAGTTCAAGGGAGAAGCGCACTACTTCGACGTCGTTGCCGGCGGAGTCTCTGCTGCCAGGGCCGGGTGGATTTACCCGGAACCCGCCCGGGGCTTCGAGGCGCTCAGTACCCGGGTAGCGCTCTACCCCGGTCGCATGGAATCCTGCGAGGTCAACGGCGAGCAGGTGACGTTCCAGGACGGTGACTTCTACGGCGGTTGGATCACCACGCAGATCGTTGGTCCGTTCAAGGGCGGCCCCGGTACGGCCGGCTGGTGA
- a CDS encoding HsmA family protein gives MLTAAIILITAALAFYSVGVWAEHRQRVLKWWHAGFFGLGLICDGTGTYLMTQLAASGAARAGGIGAGLNTIMAITGTAALLLMLVHLAWAGIVLLRDRDAEKKRFHKFSLLVWAIWLVPYLAGAIGSNLR, from the coding sequence ATGCTCACGGCTGCAATCATTCTCATCACCGCGGCCCTGGCCTTCTACTCTGTTGGTGTGTGGGCCGAACATCGCCAGCGCGTTCTCAAGTGGTGGCATGCGGGGTTCTTTGGCCTGGGGCTGATCTGCGACGGCACCGGAACCTACCTGATGACCCAACTCGCGGCATCCGGGGCGGCCCGTGCAGGTGGAATCGGTGCAGGACTCAATACCATCATGGCCATAACCGGTACTGCGGCGTTGCTGCTTATGCTGGTCCACCTGGCATGGGCGGGCATCGTGCTTCTGCGCGACCGCGACGCTGAAAAGAAGCGCTTCCACAAGTTTTCCCTCCTCGTCTGGGCCATATGGCTCGTCCCGTATCTGGCCGGAGCCATCGGCAGCAATCTGCGCTGA
- a CDS encoding aspartate/glutamate racemase family protein: MRILVANVNTTASMTESIAAQARTAATAGTEIIGLTPRFGADSCEGNFESYLAAIAVMDVVLAYPEPFDAVIQAGYGEHGREGLQELLDVPVIDITEAAASTAMFLGHKYSVVTTLDRTVPLIEDRLKLAGLDARCASVRASGLGVLELEEFPDRAVEAILDQARRAVEEDKAEVIVLGCGGMSGLDDQIRASLGVPVVDGVAAAVTIAESLVRLGLSTSKVRTFATPRPKVVTGWPFSINQNADGTTSDVHAR; the protein is encoded by the coding sequence ATGCGAATCCTCGTCGCAAACGTCAACACCACCGCTTCCATGACGGAATCGATCGCCGCACAGGCCCGCACGGCCGCCACTGCCGGGACCGAGATTATCGGTCTCACCCCGCGCTTTGGCGCGGACTCCTGCGAGGGAAACTTCGAAAGCTATCTGGCCGCCATTGCCGTGATGGATGTTGTCCTTGCATATCCCGAACCGTTCGACGCCGTTATCCAGGCCGGCTACGGCGAACACGGCCGGGAGGGGCTCCAGGAACTGCTCGACGTGCCAGTCATCGACATCACCGAGGCAGCCGCCAGCACCGCGATGTTCCTGGGCCACAAATATTCAGTCGTCACCACCCTCGACCGGACGGTTCCGCTCATTGAGGACCGGTTGAAACTCGCCGGACTCGATGCCCGATGCGCCTCCGTGCGGGCAAGCGGCCTGGGCGTCCTTGAACTCGAGGAATTCCCGGACCGTGCCGTGGAGGCCATTCTGGACCAGGCGCGACGGGCCGTGGAAGAGGACAAAGCGGAAGTTATCGTCCTCGGCTGCGGCGGCATGTCCGGGCTCGACGATCAAATCCGCGCATCCCTTGGCGTGCCCGTCGTCGACGGCGTCGCAGCCGCAGTAACGATCGCCGAGTCACTGGTGCGCCTTGGGCTGAGTACGTCGAAGGTCCGAACCTTTGCCACGCCCCGACCCAAGGTTGTCACCGGATGGCCGTTTTCCATTAACCAGAACGCCGATGGCACAACTTCTGACGTCCACGCCCGCTAG
- a CDS encoding NCS1 family nucleobase:cation symporter-1, with protein sequence MSQLPNAAPPVDENHDRPAVALDDVPSAAELGLSPTSARLYNQDLAPTMMKGRRWTAYSIFTLWANDVHSLGNYGFAIGLFALGLGAWQILLALGVGAVLLFLLLTFSGFMGHKTGVPFPVMSRIAFGIHGAQIPALIRGGVAIAWFGIQTYLASLVLRVLLIALAPGLADLDKDSILGLSTLGWASFLALWIVQVIIVRYGMDMIRKYEAFAGPIILITMAALAIWMFMQAGGSIALSTPDALTGGAMWREIFAGGALWVSIYATFVLNFCDFTRSSTTRKSIIKGNFWGIPINMLFFGLIVIVITGAQFKINGVVIGSPSDIVQSIPNTFLLVAAALALLILTIAVNLMANFVAPIYALTNLMPKRLDFRKASLVSAIIGLVILPWNLYNNPAVIVYFLGGLGALLGPLFGVIMADYWLIRKTRINVPELYTEVDKGSYFYSKGVNMRAVGAFIPAAIISLLIAFIPALQPVAAFSWFIGAGIGALAYFIVADRNREFHDVSGEPIAVPSLH encoded by the coding sequence ATGTCACAACTGCCGAACGCGGCTCCGCCCGTCGACGAGAACCATGACCGTCCCGCCGTTGCGTTGGATGACGTACCCTCCGCCGCGGAGCTCGGCTTGTCCCCGACGAGCGCCCGACTCTACAACCAGGACCTCGCGCCCACAATGATGAAGGGCCGCCGCTGGACCGCCTACAGCATCTTCACCCTCTGGGCCAATGACGTACACAGCCTGGGCAACTATGGTTTTGCGATCGGCCTCTTCGCTCTTGGCCTTGGTGCGTGGCAAATCCTGCTCGCCCTCGGCGTCGGTGCCGTCCTGCTGTTCCTGCTTCTGACGTTTTCCGGCTTTATGGGCCATAAGACCGGTGTCCCGTTCCCCGTCATGAGCCGCATCGCCTTCGGAATCCACGGCGCACAAATCCCGGCCCTGATCCGCGGCGGCGTTGCAATCGCCTGGTTCGGCATCCAGACTTACCTGGCTTCGCTGGTCCTCCGTGTCCTCCTGATCGCGCTGGCGCCCGGCCTGGCGGACCTCGACAAGGACTCCATTCTCGGCCTTTCGACCCTGGGCTGGGCGTCGTTCCTCGCACTGTGGATCGTGCAGGTGATCATCGTCCGGTACGGGATGGACATGATCCGTAAGTACGAGGCGTTCGCCGGGCCGATTATCCTCATCACCATGGCCGCACTGGCCATCTGGATGTTTATGCAGGCCGGAGGCTCCATTGCGCTCTCGACACCGGACGCCCTGACCGGAGGCGCCATGTGGCGGGAGATCTTCGCTGGCGGCGCACTCTGGGTTTCCATCTATGCCACGTTTGTGCTGAACTTCTGCGACTTCACCCGATCGTCCACCACCCGCAAATCCATCATCAAGGGTAATTTCTGGGGCATCCCGATCAACATGCTCTTCTTTGGCCTCATCGTCATCGTGATCACGGGAGCCCAGTTCAAGATCAACGGCGTAGTGATCGGCAGCCCCTCCGACATTGTCCAGTCGATCCCCAACACCTTCCTTCTGGTGGCAGCGGCACTGGCTTTGCTCATTCTGACCATTGCTGTGAACCTGATGGCCAACTTCGTTGCGCCGATCTACGCCCTGACCAACCTCATGCCTAAACGGCTGGACTTCCGCAAAGCCAGCCTGGTCAGCGCAATCATCGGACTGGTGATCCTACCCTGGAACCTCTACAACAATCCGGCAGTCATCGTCTACTTCCTGGGCGGCCTCGGCGCGCTCCTCGGCCCGCTGTTCGGCGTCATCATGGCCGACTACTGGCTGATCCGCAAAACCCGCATCAATGTCCCGGAGCTGTACACCGAAGTCGATAAGGGTTCCTACTTCTACAGCAAGGGCGTCAACATGAGGGCGGTCGGAGCGTTCATTCCGGCGGCGATCATTTCGCTCCTGATCGCCTTCATTCCGGCTTTGCAGCCGGTCGCGGCGTTCTCCTGGTTCATCGGCGCCGGAATCGGAGCCCTGGCGTACTTCATCGTCGCCGACCGCAATCGGGAATTCCATGACGTCTCCGGCGAGCCGATCGCCGTACCCAGCCTCCACTGA
- a CDS encoding bleomycin resistance protein codes for MVSNPVIDRAVPNLPSRNFDRTEAFYGGFGFQRVFRDEGWMILARGGLQLEFFPAPDLDPLVSSFMCCLRVIDVDELHEAIRRFGVPDVPTGMPRLRPVRMQGWGLRAGFLVDPDGTQLTLIEQRA; via the coding sequence ATGGTCTCGAATCCCGTCATCGACCGCGCTGTGCCGAATCTTCCGTCCCGAAACTTCGACCGGACTGAAGCCTTTTACGGCGGCTTTGGTTTCCAGCGAGTGTTTCGCGACGAGGGTTGGATGATTCTGGCCCGAGGTGGCTTGCAGCTGGAATTCTTCCCAGCCCCCGACCTTGACCCTCTAGTGAGCAGCTTTATGTGCTGCCTGCGCGTCATCGACGTCGACGAGCTGCACGAGGCAATCCGCCGATTCGGGGTGCCCGACGTCCCTACCGGGATGCCGCGACTGCGCCCTGTCCGTATGCAGGGGTGGGGTCTTCGGGCCGGGTTTCTCGTGGACCCCGACGGCACCCAGCTCACCCTCATCGAGCAGCGGGCCTAA